Below is a genomic region from Rosa chinensis cultivar Old Blush chromosome 5, RchiOBHm-V2, whole genome shotgun sequence.
ACTGTCTTAATAGTTTTCCAGCAAAGTTGAGACCCACTTAATAGAtgcattttctcaaattttagtCTCGCCAAATGTTATATCAACGCGGTGCTAGCAGCAACACCCTATCATGTAAATGCAATAAATTTAAGAATCTCTGGAAAGGACAAGCACAGAATTCCTAAAGAATCGTCAGAAAGCAGAAAGGGGAACAACCCCTTGGTAGTTTGGTTGACATGTATGCTTCTCAACCAATACAGAAAAAAATTTATGGGATTGAATTAGGTTTAGTTTAGATGAATTCCCATACATATTACAATACTTCAATCCAAAATTTTTCCACCGAGAGTTTAAAGCCTATCAGGTTAGTCCTATATATGGTTTTACTCAATATCATTTGAGTACCGTATTTTTCTAATGTTTGATGCCCAGAAACAATACACAAAGTCTGACAGATATACCAAAGTGCTCCATTTACAATTAAGAAATTTTAAATGAACCTCTGCAGTTGCTGACAAGAACGTAATTATTTCCTTCAAAAATCCCCATTTCTGTAAATCTGGATCAGGCAGTACTCAATGGCTGGTTAAGTGGACTCTATAGTGTTAGGTGATTGGCTACCAAATGCTGTTTATGGTGCCAGGTGGTTGCCTACCAAAACTCTCCAAAAACAACCTAAAGGAGCCCAGACTAGGCAACCACCAACCAGTATGAATAGTGTTCAGTAGGCAGCCACTAAACACTAAGAGTATACCGTAGCCAAATTGGAAATTTTGGCAGTAAAAATTGTTGGTGGTCTACTCAGCAACAAATATATTTTTGGCagcaaatatatacatatatatatatatatatatatttatattcccTTTTGTGGGGTTGGGGGTGGGGGGGGTGTGGTGTATGTCCCTTTTCTATATCAGTATACTGTCAAGTGTCAACTACCTTGTCGGTACTTGTCTCTGATATGAAGACTGAACTGAGAGGAATATTGAAGGCAGAAGCAGCCACCTGAGCAACTTTTGTATGCAAACCTTGCCCCATCTCAACTCCTCCATGTGTGACTAGAACAGTTCCATCTGTGTAGACATGAACAAGAGCACCTGCCTAAAAATCATTAAATAGTACACAATCAGGGTTGCAATACCAGAATAGGTagtatataagaaatgaaaaacaaTATAAAATAATTCTCGGTGCCAATTAGGTCTAATAATCTCATTGTTAATTGGCCTAAAAACTAGAAAACTATTAGAAAAAGGTTAACCAAACTACCCAAAATTAGGGGCTGAATTTggataaaaaatataaaaaaattaccaGAATGGAACATTACTCATTTATATAACAGAAGGGTCCTTTTGGTTTATGTATTTGGAACTTAGAATTACAATTTGGATGAACCTCTAGTTTCGTAATAGGTTACAGAAAGAAACTCCATTTAACATCTGGATGTCATACATCTTATACTAGAATAAACTCTTAAACTGTAATTGTGAAAGCTTTAAGTTTGTAGCTTGTTATTAAGGTGAAAATACAACAAAATCCTGCATGTCTGATCACTCTAATTTTGTAAAGGTTAATAAGAGAAGAGCAATTATAATTTAGAAAAATTCCACCATCACATTCTAAGACCATTACCTGGTTCATGAGCTTTAATGTAAATGATATGCCAAACTTCGTTGGTATCATGGCTACACCACGCTTCCGCCACCGATTATGAGTATTAAATTGGCAAACTTCACTGCGAGCCTTTGAAAATTCACAAGATAGTTTTAGTTCGTTCCAAAGCGGGGCCAGTGTACAGTGTTGAAGTTTCTGACCATAATGCAATATTGATCCTTCACCTTGAAAATTAATCTCctgaaaggaaattaaattaCCACCACACATAAGCAGGAATACAGCCATTATATCTGAGGCCCAACTGCAACATAAGAACTCATTCCTCATGAAAAAGTTCAACTTACTCTTATCTCTTCTGGGCTTTTATTCAGTTCTACGGCAATTCTTTGAATCCAATTTTCAGCAATAATCATCCCTTGAGGACCACCAAATCCTCGGAAAGCAGTGTTACTGGGTATATTAGTGAAGCAAACTCGTCCCACAATTCTCACATTTGGAATCTCATAGACATTATCCGAGTGAAACATAGCACGCTCAAGCACAGGAAGAGACAAATCTAGTGAATTTCCAGCACTATTATAGATGAGAAGATCCAATGCCAACACCTTTCCCTCATTTGTAAAGCCCACCTATGTCAAATAACATATCCCATCAACATTTATTTTCCATCACATATATCTCTCTTTACAgagaaaaaaactaaaatccacCCAAACAATAATAGCATAATTATTACTTATATTCTACACCAAAATTCAATAAGTTCAGGAGGTAAGGCCCTTCTCTTTCCCTATCTCCTAAATTTTCTTTGCTTCCAGGAAAATAATGGAGTCGTCATATTTCTCCCCACCTACTGAAGACATTCTCTTTGCACTAATAAGACTAAAGGAGGTAACACAATTTTGTTACAACACGCACGGTGAAGAGGCCGAACTGTTCCTACTTGacactaaaatccataaaccaaTCTTAATCTCCCTTTTAGCTTATCTTGTATATGACAAACACTTTTCATAGCAACAGCTATGTATTGCAAAATATGTATTGCAAAATTAAAGAACAAGACATAAAATGTCAATATCCAAAAACAAGAATCAATAATAGGCACAAGCACCTTGTATTTTCCAAGAAAGCTATGGCGCTGCCCAGTTATCATCATGTCCGTATCACGGTCTAATGTAATTTTGACTGGTCGATTCAATAGATATGAAGGAACAGAAGCTGCAGCAGCAATGAAAGCTGATCTTGTCTCCTTGCCGCCAAAACCGCCGCCAATACGCTTCGTTTTACAAATTACTTTTGACATTGGAAGACCAAGAACATGAGAAACATACTTCTGGTGCTTCTGAGGAGCCTGCACAGTGATGATCTTATGTTACATTTCTACTAAAACTGAAGTTCCAAAAAAAACGTGAGACACTAGATGAAAATTTTTTGGACAATCCTGTCATATATAAACTGATGCAAGCAGAAAACTGTTTTAGAATTATAACATACTTGAGTGGATGAGATCATATGAACTTCATTGCCACCATCCATTGTCCATATCACACTGCTCTGTGGCTCCAAATAGAAGTGTTCCTGGCCTCCCACTAGAACTTCCCCCTCTATGACCTTGTCACATTGACATGATTGAAAGCAAAGATCCACATCTCCTTTCCTAAAACGCCTCTCAGTATTAGGATGGAAACTATTAGCATTGATGGCATCCTGTATCGATAAGATGGCTGGGAGCTCTTCATACTCAACGTGAACTTTCATTGCTGCTAATTTTGCCTTTTCATGTGTATCTGCAACTACCACTCCTATAACCTGCATAGGATATACAATAACACCATGGTCAAACTAAACACTGAGAGAGAATGCAGTAACACAGCAGTTTTTGCGTAggtgtgtttggtggggtggtaaggcagTGCCTTCGCATTTAGAAGGTCATGTGTTCGAACCCCATCAAGGGTGGGGGTGCAGTGgggtttaaaaataaataaaaagtaaaaaaaatgcGGGAACACAGCAATATGCCATAGAAGGAATTAGTTCAGCATGACCAAATAGCATTTGACTCATGTGAGTCTAACATATATCCAATGGTATTTCATGACGACTAACTTTTCTGGGTTCTAAAATTATCTTTAACACACTGCTAAGTATCAAGCAAATAATCTAACAGCATTCTCAGAAATTAATGGATGATGCCGTTAGATCCGgaatctgagagagagagagagagagatttgttAATCATCGTACCTGACCTACACAAGTGACAAACTCTGAAGCAAATAGTTCCTCGTCAACAACAACGGGTCCAACTTTATTATCAGCTGGAACATCCTTGGCAAAAAATATGCCTGCAAACCCAGGCGATAACTTTGCTCCTGAATCATCAATTGAAAGTATACGAGCATGAGGTTTTTTGCTCAATATTAACGCGGCATGCAAGCCATTGGGAGGCAATGGTGTATCATCAGCATATTCTGCCTCTCCTGAAACCTAGTAGAAATTGTCATTCGTGATGTTAACATCATACTGCTATACAACATAGAGAGACTCGTCCACCATGCACAAAAGTAAGATTTTGACGAAATCAACATTCATATAGAGGGGAAAAACAAGTCTCTATTGGAAGTTTGGAACAAGAACATATCAACGTATTGTATGTTCAAATCAAATCAACATACCAATTTATACAGGATTTCAGACATAAACTGCTCTGTAACTATCCTAGTTATTCTAAATGCCCAATAGTCAGCCATTAAACTAAATGCACAATATCACCCGACATATATACGTATGGCATTTTGGAAAGATGTTCCACTTGTATGGTATAGTGTACATGAAAAGGAAGAGTTGAATTTCGGTGATCGTGAGCTACCTTCGGCCCTATCCTTGTGATAACTTTATTACACTAGATATTCAAGGTCCTCTTGAAAATGTTTGGATCCTTTCTAGCCCCTTATACAACATACGTGGTAACAATAAACAAGCAAAAGGAGAAGGAAAAGGAAAGGACATAACTAAGCTTGTCaattattaatttatatatgcaGGGTCCAAAAagttataaatataaataaatagcaaaagtaaaaataatattATTGCCAGTATGTATGGGACAAACCTGAAGTTTCGATGATAGATGAACCTCAGGAGACCCAACAGCTGTCCCATGTTTTGTAATTTCATAGTCTTGAGTTCCTATAACAGATGGCCTGTCAAATGGTTGTATAGCAGAAAGATGAGACAATGGTACACTTCCCTTAAGGCCTTTTTCCCTTTCCAGCTGATGAGAAACCCACAGAAAAAACTTGAAGAAAAAGCTAAGTGTCAAAGACTTACGAAACTCCACCATCCCACCAGGAGCATTATCTCCGAGCAATACATCCTTCTGGATGATTTTCAGAGCACCCTGCAATAGCTCCTGGTTCCAACTCTTTCCAGTGAGAAAGTCTTTTGTTCTTGttgcagaaagagagagtggAGCTACACCCCCATAAACAATAGATGCATCAGAAACTACAATGTTTTCACCTCTTTCCTCAAGATGAACACGAATTCCAGCATTCACAATTGCAATATCATCATCCCTTCTGTGAGCTTGTTTATATTCTTTCACATACTCAAACGGCCTAGTCCAAGGTAAAAATACAGAAAGTAGAATTTCACCACTTCCCAGATCCACCTTACGGTAACCAAGGAAAAACTTTTCTGCCGGCGTGGTTCTAATGTTCCCTTTGGAATCAACAATTCGAAAAGTTGCTCTGGCAGCCATCCAAAGGGGGTTCAAGTCTGAAATTGGACTGGCTGTACAGATATTTCCACCCACACAAGCAACATTTCTTATTTGCATCCCAGCAAACCATTTTAATTGTTCAACAAAAGCCTTACAGGAAGAAGTTTCATGAGCTGCACGTTCTGTTATGACCTTTCTTAAGAATTTAAGTAGTTCAGAAAGTCTTACCGCAGAACCTATCTCAAGTCCATCATCCTTCAGATTCAGTATACTAAGTTCAGGTACATGTGTAACAGAAATTAAAACCCGATATTGAATTTTTTTCAACCTCATTTCAATTCCTACCTCAGTATTACCTACTAATAACTTTGCATCTGGGTATTTTTCTTTTAACTCTAGTACTTGCTTAAGTCTCAAGGGTCTGAACCACTTTAACCCACTGAATCCATTCAAATGTAAATAAGTTGATTTTCTCAACATGAGCTCAGGAGGAAATATAAGTTCCTTGTCCGTGTATGTGCTTCCATCAATTTCACTATACGATACAGGTGCATACCTCTCGTCACAAGTACCCATTTTGTGACGGTTGCTTGATATCTCACTTTTTAATCCACACGAACAAGGTTTACCAGTTGAAGGGCACACAAATTCACCTCCTTCAAGACTTAGAGATGATATGTCAATGTACGGTTTATCATCTGTTTTGGCAAAGACACGAAAAGCATCAACAATTGGTCTGTAACCAGTGCATCGACACAAGTTTCCTGCTAAACATTCTTCAATCTGCTCCTCATTAGGTGGGGTCTGACTTGACCTTAATAACGCATAGACGGACATGATAAAACCAGGGGTGCAAAATCCACATTGTGAGCCATGAGATTGTGCCAATGATTCCTTCAGAATATAAAATCATATTAGGTGAGAATCTTAATAAGTACTAGACAGTATGGTATAAGTAGGCTAAAAAACACTCTCCCTAAAGCGTATAACCACTATATGATGCTGCAAAAATAGTTAAAAATATGTGGGAGATCCCAAAATGGTTATGCGGCAGGGTGAGAGGTAGCATTTGTTAGATTTTAGAGTTAATATCTGGAGGAATGTAGGCTAAAAGCCAGCTGGGTAATTTGATTTGAACAACTTAGCTGCACTAAATGTTTATAACATCTCAGGTCAAATGACATTATGTGACCTCACTGacttaaaaacacaataaaaaccctgtttCCAAAAGTGTGATGTGAATTGCACCTAATCAGTAAGGGTGATTCTATCAGACCTTGATTGGCTTTTCATATAACAGGTACAAAGTAAAAGGTTCATTTAACTAGGTAACTCAAGCCTCTTGTATTAACAATATCTAATTGTTAGCTATACcttttgaaataaaaataaagaaagataaAAGCACTCCTAATAATGAAATAACAGATAAAAAGATGGGGAGGTGGGGGGCGGGGAAAGGAGAAGGAAGCAGCATATTTTACTTGAATTGGGTGCAGGCCTTGTTTATGGTTCCCAAGTCCTTCCACTGTAATTACGTGCATCCCTTCTAAAGAATACAGTGGAGCCAAGCATGCATTAACGGCGTAGTGCCTGCAAGAAGAGTATAAATAGTTCAGTTTGATTTGAAAGTACAGAATCCAATATCGAGAAAGGTCGATACGGTTTCTGTGTCTGTTAACATGCAAGTGCGCTCATTCACATGTCCATGattatcaaagaaaaagaaactcacAGGCATTTCTTCAGTTTTTGGTCATAATGCGAAACCATTACAGTACACGCACCACAACCACCTTCACCACAACCAAGCTTTGTCCCCGTGAGACCTATGTCTTTATTGCCACAAAGGCAATGGAGTTTCTAATTAGATTTTTCGGCATAAAGACTGTAAACCTAAACTTTATATCACGTCGAAAAGGAacattatataaaataaaatacaagaaCAAAATCAGTAAAAAACCAGAAACAGACCAAATACAAGAGATGTTATCCAGAGCAAATATATCAACCATTTCAGACAACGAGACCAATCAACTCGATAGTTCAAGAATACTAAACATCATTCCAGGTAAAACAAACAGTataacaaacacacacacacacacacactgacaTTGACAACAATCAACCATTCTGATATAGAAATGAAAGCTTCCCGCTAAGCAACACGATCTCATCCTACCACTGAAAAACAATAGTTGACAGATTTCTCCACACAAAAACAGCGCAATCAAATTCCATTAACAGAAATCCAATCCAATTCAAAAACTAGAGGTTCCAGAAAGTCCACATCAAAAACCGGAATCGAGATTACAATTtccgaaaaagaagaaaggaagactTGGATAAAGCAAGAGCGGAACCTCTGAGGTACTCAAGGAGGGTGAGGTGAGCCAATCCATCAGGCAAGACTCGACGAATTCCATTAACATACAATATGGCCTCGTTCGAGTCCTCCCCGGCCTCCTCTTCGCTCTTCAACGACCccattcttctctcttctctctctctctctctctctctctctcttcctctgttTCCTTACAACAGCTTTCAATCACTACACTACTTGTAGCTCCCAGTTTTTTCTTCTTGCAGAAATTTCAAGGCTTTGAATAATCTAAAGTCGGTtaacccaaatttgaaattttctttttttttttcctttttttttcatattaggAAATGGAAACTGAAAAGTTACCTCTTGAGCATCGCGCCAAATGAGGGAAAGTAaatactccttttttttttttctttttctttttttatgagaaGAAGGAAAGTAAATACTCCTTGGTCAGTGGAGTATATATACGGAAATTTTTAAATATGTCATTggtgaataaaaatatattttttttaaataaacaaaaattaccaatgattttctttttttagacaTAGCGTTTTAATAATAACTTTTTCTAAAAATATAACCAAATGAAACTTCACGAAATATTGCAAAATCAGTTCACTCTAGAATGAGTGAACGAATAGCAGTTTGTAAGAATGCGAGTACATAATGCATACTTCAATCTAGAACAGTGAATGGGCTTACTAGAAAAAGAATGTACTACCACAAACCACATATTATCAATAACTTCTAAAGTGATGAAAATTCAAACAAGCATCCATATTTAGGGATGGCATTTTAACCCATGGGTATGGGTACCCGTGGGTATTTATTCCATATGGGTATTTTTTTTATGGGTATGGGTATCCATTTATGAAGTTTGGGTGGGTATAGGTATTTTATAAAATACCCATTATAGAAATGGGTGGGTATGGGTATTACCCACAGGTGCATAAAATTTTCCCAATACCCAAACTCTATtcacttctcttctctctctgattcttctctgctctctctctgattcttctctctcctttcaACCCAGCAATCTGGCCAGAGATCGACTACTCCGGCATCTAGGGTTGAGAACGTGGTGGATTTCGATATGTAGTTTCAATTGTCATGAAATGTAGTTTCGATATATTGGCATAAATGGGTTTTGATCCTTGAGGATCAGGCCGTGATCGACTTGTagatttgatatattgatcgtagaagtgttccgatgactttgtgtggtctcagatgaggatccgaccgtttgatcatcatataattgtgaaaagacaatTCAAAAGGCTATCCATGAGGATCCACCCGTTGGATTGTAGTATAATTTTGTGACGATGATTCTACAGGtgatctgggacgatccaaccgttggatcttcatataattttgagaggatgatcctaacgGCTATCCGTGAGAATCCAACGGtgggatcatcgtataattttgtgaggatgattctaaaggcgatccaGGACgctccaaccgttggatctttgtataattctGAGAGAATGATCTTAAGCGCTATTCATGATGATCTGACCGTttgatcatcgtataattgtgaaaagacgatccaAAAGAAGATCCGTGAGgttccgaccgttggattgtagTATAATTTTGGGAAGACGATTCTACAGGCAATCCAGGACGattcaaccgttggatcttagtataattttgaaagaatgatcctaagggcgatctgtgaggatctttgtataattatgagaggatgatcttaaggctgatccgtgaggatccgaccattggatcgtcatataaacTTAATATGGACCATATTAAGTTTACCGGATACAGAGTTCATAGTGCACTACATAATGCATAGAGATTTAAagagaattttttttgaaatccCTCAATACATAGATCCACGAATAACCACGAGCAGCAGAACAATCTTCTTCTAATTCTGAAGGGTCATTGATGGGATTTGGGCAATGGGCATCCTACTGGTCACCATCCTTGCCACAACAGTCACAACTCACAAGACATGAAACCAATCTCATCCAGAAATCTCTTCATGGTAGTGACCATTCGTATACACACCTATTGACGAAGGAAGGTAACCGTATCCCTGCTGTAAAGGAGGCTTTTCAGTTCTAGCATAGGCTTGGTTTCGGAGACGAACACAATATTCACACATCGGAGCCTTCAATTTCACTGCCTTCCTACGTGGTGGTTCCGGTTTCCCTGTTAAATAAAGAAACAGGTAACGATGAGAtgagaaaaccaaaaaaccagTGATGTAACAATTATAATGCTAGCTGCAGATGGATGCAATGACATTATCTATGATcccattaaaaaaataaaaataaataaataaataaaaaatgtcaATATCAAAGCAGAAGCTtattgaagaagaaaatccAGAAAACTAAGGGAGAAAACGAGACAAAATGAATCACTACATTGTTACTGGTTGGTTACCAATTACACTTACACATGTACatacaagtgtgtgtgtgtgtgtgtgtgtcatatCATATCTGAGAAGTACTTCAAATGAAAACTCAAAAAGAGCAAAGATACAAGAACAGTAAGCACAAGCGCAGCAAAAACCACAAACATAATAGAAAAACACAGCAGCAAGCTGCTAAAAAACCAGTCCTAAGGACGGATAAAATCTCAGATAGACCTATGCGGACATAGGAGACCATCATTCACCAAAACATCCAACACAGAGGTTGGAGGACCATTGGTCCAAACTTGTGTTCACAGCCTCTTTCTAGCTAGCTTGGTCGCAGCATTAGCAGCGCAGTTAGCTTCTCTTGAAATCCAATCCCAATTAACACAGGAAAAAGAGCTTTTGAGTTTATGAAACTCATTGAGAAAAGGATAATCTTCCAATTTCCTCTGGAAATCTTGTTCTTCAGACCATTAACTATCTCTTGACAGTCACTCTCCAATATCAgcttgtcaatatttaaatctcTAGCCAGTTGCAATCCATGAATAACTGCAGCTCCCTCACATTCAATTTCCGAATTGGATGCGATATGGGTACTAGAACCAGCTACCCAGTTACCATTGGTATCCCTGACCACAACACCAATACCAGCCTTTCCAGAGGTCTCATCCCAAGAACCATCAACATTAACTTTCATGTATCTAGGAGGAGGAGTCCACGAATGGGTTGgaggagaatttttttttttttttggggggggggagcTTTTTCTAACCAATTCGATCTCTTCCCCTGAGCAAATTGATAATCATCCCTTTGTTTGTTCTGATGATTGTGGCCTCTAGAGATGGCAGGACACCATTAAAAGCAGCCGAACATCTTACTTCCTTATTTCCCATAATACCAAGTGAAGGTCCAATCGATCCTCCCAGTATGATCTGAAAGCGTTCTAACAGTGTTTACCAACCAAGTATCCAGAGTGGTAATCTTCATAGCCAATCTGCACCAAACTAAACCAGGCACTGTACACCCAAGCGTATGTTtggaacaaagaaaaccaatggAAAACAAAACCCCAGTAGCATTAGGGAAGACAAGGCCTTCAATCTTCAAAAGCATTAGCTCAGTGGGAATTGTAGTAACAGGGCAGACCCTACAACTAATTCATCaacttcttcaaaattcaacttaacacttcttcttcaaaaagtCATTCAATTCTTCTTGCTCAAACTACATCTACTTATGAATCAAAAGTTTTCAAAAAGTCATTCATCTTCTTGTTCAATCTCTAACTCAATATGAATCAATAAGTATTCAAACTTTTGGGTGAAAATTGGTTTTTCAATCCTCCAAACATGATATACAATTCTAAAAAGTAAACTGACCAAAAGCATACCTTTGAAATCCCTCAATACATACTTCCACGAAAAACGGCGAGCAGCAGGATCTTCTGGTTCTGGAGGGTCATTGATGGGATTTGGGCAATGGGCATCCCAGTGGTCACCATTCTTGCCACAACGGTCACAATACATGAAACCAATCAAATCAGAAATCTCTTCATGGTAGTGACCATTCGTATCCACGCCTATTGACGATGGAAGGTAACCATATCCCTCTGGTATAGGAGGCGGCACATATCTGGTACAGGCTGTGCTACACGGAAGACCACATTCGGAACAGCCAGGACCACGACGACGCTTTCGTTTCAACTTCGAATTCCCACGCGGGGTTAGCGGTTCCCCTGTAATATAAAGAaagggtgatgatgatgatgatgagaagAACAAACCAAAAGACCAGTATCCAAACCTAGGGAAGCATGGATGCAAGCAATTACATGGTATATATATGATCCAACCATCAAGCCAAGGCAGTAGCCATCAATCAATCAACATATAATCTATAGATCAATGGAACATCTTAAAGGCCCAAGTATACACTAGGGCATTAAAATACAAGTGGTGAACTACAATGCGGCAATAAATTTTCAATACAGAAAGGCAAATTGGTGCCCAGCACAAACCAAAACATCATATATACCGTACCTTTATGAGTCTCGATCTCATCGGAGTAATCAGAACGGCCGGGCGCGTCTTCGATACGGCGGCGCTTCCCGCTGCGGCAGTCCACTTCGATTTCGTGTTTTCGCTTCATCGTACCCTCTAGGTCCCGGGgaagagagatttttttttttctccttggTTAAACAGAGGGAGACTCGGTTTTTATAGTTTGCCCGATTAAAAAAAGCCCAACAGCGGCTTCTTGCTCCCCTATAAAAAACACAAACCCGGAACGTACAGAAACGGCTTCTGTAAAACCAGAACTCTCCTTCGGGaggcggaggaggaagaagctgCCGGAGGGTCTGCATTTTAGGTATATCTCTTCATGTTAAAACTAGTTTCATGTTAAATTCTTTGTAacaacgtttttttttttttggaaaggtGAGACctttatctttcattttggtgtaaaaTAAATATGAGACCTTTATTGATATTGTGCTCTTGATTTGTTGAATTGGTTGCAAGCCTTCTGATGACCCTCTGCTCATTAGTCAAGAGTTTGCCTGAGACAAAGGACCAGAGGAATATTTTGAGCTTAGGCGGGATCGGAAGAGACCAGTTACTCAACCATCCATAGTTTTGATATCCTTGATCATCACACAGAAGCTTGTAAGCAGATTTAAAAGAGAAAATGCCAGAAGAGGTACTTCCCCAAATTAGCTTATCCGGCAAATCACTAATAGCTAAAGGAACAACAGTGATTTTATCAACAATGTCATCAGGTAGATTAGCATGTAACATAGGTATGTTCCAATCATTATTGATCCAAAAATCCTGCACAAGAGAATTAATATCAACAATATCATGATTCAAAGCATAATTTTCAAGGATACCACAAGAACTCCATCTGTCAACCCAAAACTTGGTACTAGCACCATTTCCAATTCTCCACATCAAACCTTTCCTCAATAGATTAGCACCATACACAACACCAGACCAAGTACTGGAGCAGTTGGGAGGTTTCCTATAGTTCTCATGGAGCAGAGATTCAGAGTGGAGATATTTTGCCTTATAAATTTTGTTCCACAAGCCCTCGTCATTTTGAGTCACTCTCCAGCTAGCCTTTGCAAGCATTGCTTTGTTCATATCAGCTGTCTTTTTTATCCCCAGACCACCATTACATTTAGGTTTACAAACAAGATCCCAACTAGAAAGATGGATCTTTCTCTTTTGTTCAGTATCACCCCATAAGAAATCCCTGTTTAATTTGTCAAGCTTGTCACATAATTGCATAGGAAGCTTAGCAGTCTGCATATGTAGAAAGTGATTTTCATTGCCTTTGTTTATACAACTATACAGCTTATATAGCAGTAGATATGCTGctgttacatagagagaataAAGTGCATTTACAACAAATATAAAACAGATCCTAAACTGATGCTATCACAG
It encodes:
- the LOC112202499 gene encoding xanthine dehydrogenase 1 isoform X2, with protein sequence MGSLKSEEEAGEDSNEAILYVNGIRRVLPDGLAHLTLLEYLRDIGLTGTKLGCGEGGCGACTVMVSHYDQKLKKCLHYAVNACLAPLYSLEGMHVITVEGLGNHKQGLHPIQESLAQSHGSQCGFCTPGFIMSVYALLRSSQTPPNEEQIEECLAGNLCRCTGYRPIVDAFRVFAKTDDKPYIDISSLSLEGGEFVCPSTGKPCSCGLKSEISSNRHKMGTCDERYAPVSYSEIDGSTYTDKELIFPPELMLRKSTYLHLNGFSGLKWFRPLRLKQVLELKEKYPDAKLLVGNTEVGIEMRLKKIQYRVLISVTHVPELSILNLKDDGLEIGSAVRLSELLKFLRKVITERAAHETSSCKAFVEQLKWFAGMQIRNVACVGGNICTASPISDLNPLWMAARATFRIVDSKGNIRTTPAEKFFLGYRKVDLGSGEILLSVFLPWTRPFEYVKEYKQAHRRDDDIAIVNAGIRVHLEERGENIVVSDASIVYGGVAPLSLSATRTKDFLTGKSWNQELLQGALKIIQKDVLLGDNAPGGMVEFRKSLTLSFFFKFFLWVSHQLEREKGLKGSVPLSHLSAIQPFDRPSVIGTQDYEITKHGTAVGSPEVHLSSKLQVSGEAEYADDTPLPPNGLHAALILSKKPHARILSIDDSGAKLSPGFAGIFFAKDVPADNKVGPVVVDEELFASEFVTCVGQVIGVVVADTHEKAKLAAMKVHVEYEELPAILSIQDAINANSFHPNTERRFRKGDVDLCFQSCQCDKVIEGEVLVGGQEHFYLEPQSSVIWTMDGGNEVHMISSTQAPQKHQKYVSHVLGLPMSKVICKTKRIGGGFGGKETRSAFIAAAASVPSYLLNRPVKITLDRDTDMMITGQRHSFLGKYKVGFTNEGKVLALDLLIYNSAGNSLDLSLPVLERAMFHSDNVYEIPNVRIVGRVCFTNIPSNTAFRGFGGPQGMIIAENWIQRIAVELNKSPEEIREINFQGEGSILHYGQKLQHCTLAPLWNELKLSCEFSKARSEVCQFNTHNRWRKRGVAMIPTKFGISFTLKLMNQAGALVHVYTDGTVLVTHGGVEMGQGLHTKVAQVAASAFNIPLSSVFISETSTDKVPNASPTAASASSDMYGAAVLDACEQIKARMEPIASQHNFSSFAEVHAMWPG